In the Brevundimonas sp. MF30-B genome, TCCTGAAGGTCGGACAGGCCGTCGACGGCGACGAAGTCGACCGTGGGCGCGCCGACGCCGTTCAGAAAGGTCTTTTCTTCCATCCGATCCTGAGCGACGGCCAGGGCGCGCGGGCCGGGCGCGACGCGGGCGCCGGCGGCCGCCAGCCGCTCCAGCGAGGCGGCGGGCACGTTCTCGAACTCGAAGGTCACGACGGGGCAGAGGCGGCCCAGCTCGTCCAGCGCATCGGGATCGTCATAGGCGGCGGTGATCTGGCGCGCCGAGACGCGGCCGGCCGGGCTGTCGGGTTCGGGGTCGAGGATCATCACGTCGAAGCCCAAGCGGGAGGCGGCCTGGCTGATCATCCGGCCCAGCTGGCCGCCGCCGACGATCCCGAGCGTCGATCCGGGGGGCAGGGGAGCGGGCGTCTGGCGCATCAGTCCTCGACCGTTTCGGCCACGGCGTCGGTGCGGGCCTGGCGATAGGCGGCCAGGCGCTGGGCCACGCCCTCGTCGGACAGGGCCAGGATCTGCGCGGCCAGTATGCCGGCGTTGGTCGCGCCCGCCTCGCCGATGGCCAGGGTGGCCACGGGCACGCCGCCGGGCATCTGGACGATGGAGAGGAGCGAATCGAGGCCCTTCAGCGCCTTTGACTTTACCGGCACGCCCAGCACGGGCAGTTCGGTCATGGACGCGGCCATGCCCGGCAGGTGGGCGGCCCCGCCGGCGCCGGCGATGACGACCTTGAAGCCCGCAGCCTTGGCGCCAGTGGCGAAGTCGTAAAGCCGCTGGGGCGTGCGGTGGGCGCTGACCACGCGGGCCTCCCAGGCCACGCCGATCTCGTCGAGCGCATCGGCGGCCAGCTTCATCGTCGGCCAGTCCGAGCGGCTGCCCATGATGATGGCCACGGGCGGGGTCGAGGTCGCCATGAGATCAGCCCTCCAGCGGGAAAGGGGCCGGTTACAGCAGGCGCGTTGCGCCCGCAACCAACCGCGTTAGCATCGCACCGCGCGGCACGGGGTTGAGTCGCGTTCTTCGGAGCCGCCAGCGCCTTGACCGATACGGCCGACGCCGACCTGAGGAGCGAGCTCGAGCGCCTGCGCGCCGAGGTCGAGGCCCTGCGCCTGCGCGCCGAGGCGGCCGAGGCCGCGGCCGACCACGACGTGCTGACGCCGGTGCTGAACCGCCGCGGCTTCCTCTCGGTGCTGCAGCGGCAGATGGCCTATTGCCAGCGGCACGAGACGCCGGCGGCCCTGTTGTATATGGACCTGGACGGGTTCAAGGGCGTCAACGATCGCCTGGGCCACGCGGCGGGGGACGCCGCCCTGGTGTGGGTGGCGCGGCTGCTGATGGCCAATGTGCGCGAGTCCGACGCTGTGGGGCGCCTGGGCGGCGACGAGTTCGCCGTGCTGCTGATGAACGCCGGGGCCGAGGAGGCGAAGGACAAGGCGGGGCGCCTGCGCGAGACGTTTCAGGAAGCGCCCTTCGCCTGGCAGGGCGAGCCGACGCAGCTGGGCGCCTCGTTCGGGGTGCGGGCCTTCGCCGGGCAGGGTGATCCCGAAGTTTGGCTGGCCGAGGCCGATGCGGCCATGTGGGTCAGGAAGCGCGGACGATAGTTACTCGTCTTCCCGGCGAAGGCCGGGATCCAGGGCTTCAAGCACTCCATATGATTTCCTGGGCCCCGGCCTGCGCCGGGGAGACGGAGTTTTTCAGGCGATGATGTCGGGCAGGATGCGGCCCTCGATCTTCACGATCTCGTCGCGCAGGGTCAGCTTCTTGCGCTTCATCCGGGCGATCATCAGCTGGTCCGGCACCGGCATGTGGCCCAGCGCCTCGATGGAGGCGTCCAGGTCGGCGTGCTCCTGTTGCAGCACCTTCAGCCGGGCGCGCAGAGCCTCTTCGGCTTCATGGATCGGTTCGTCGTCGTTCATCGCTCGGCCCCGGACCGTCGCTGTATAGCCGACGCCGGGTCAGGCCGGAAGCGCCTCGGCCAGCCGCGTCAGCGTCGGGCGGGGCACGGCCCCGCCCCAGGCCCGCGACACGGCCACTAGACCCTTCAGCGGCGATGCCGGAGGGCCGGCCGACTCAGGAGAAAGCGCCTCTAGAGCCTCCAGCAGACGGCGCTCGGCGGCCAACTCGACCGCCTTGACCTGGCCGCGCACGGCCTCGCGCGCGTCGTCGTCCATGTCGGGTCGGCGGACCTTGAGTTCGCGGCGGATCAGCCGCAGCGGCGTGATCGCCGTTTCGGACCAAACGCGGGCGGTGTCGGCCGCCGCCTCGACGTCATCCTCATCCAGCGACCGGCCTGTCGAGGCGCACCAGCCGGCGTAGAGCAGCAGGCAGGCGTTCTGGCCGTAGACATCCTGCAAGGCCAGGCAGGTCTCTGATACGCCGTCAGCCGCATAGGCCTTGAGCGCCCAGTCCCACAGGCTCACGCCTTCAATCCCGACCAGCGGGTGACGGGCGCCCAGTCCAGGCCGAACAGGTCCAGGGCGCGGCCCACCGACTGATCAACCATGGCCTCGATCGAGTCCGGCCGGGCGTATAGGGCGGGCAGGGGCGGGGCGATGACGGCCCCCATTTCGGCAAGCGCCGTAAGGGTGCGCAGGTGGCCCAGATGCAGCGGCGTCTCGCGCACCATCAGCACCAGCCGGCGACGCTCTTTCAGGGCCACGTCGGCGGCGCGGGTCAGCAGGGTGGTGGTCACCCCCGTGGCGATCTCGCCCATGGTGCGCACCGAACAGGGCGCGACGATCATCCCCAGGGTCTTGAACGAGCCCGACGCGATGGTTGCGCCCACGTCGGCGAGGCGGTGCACCACATCGGCCCGGCCGGTGAGGTCGTCGGCGCTCAGATCCGTCTCCTGCGACAATGTCAGCAGGGCCGCCTTGGAGACGACGAGATGGCTTTCGACGCCGAGTTCGCGCAGCGCATCCAGCGTGCGGACGCCGTAGATCACGCCCGAAGCGCCTGAAATGCCGACGACAATCCGACGAGGCGGGTTTTGTACGGCTCCGTTCACGTTCTCGGCCATTTTCACCGTCAGGCTGCTGATGTCCGGAGCGGGCGCGGCGTCACCAACTTGTGATTCCACAGCCTGTCAATCCGGGCGCTCACTGTGTGGTCCCTTAGCCATGGAGGCGCAAGCCATGACCATCGATGCTCGTATCCGCGAACTGGGAAATCGTCACCGCCAGCTGGAGGAAACCCTCCGACAGGAAATGGTGCGGCCGGCCGTGGACTCGCTGCAGGTCAGGGAGCTCAAGCAGCGAAAGCTGCGGCTCAAGGAGGAAATCACCAGTCTGGAGGCCAGGTTGAACTGACCCGGTCTCCCCTCTGAAAACGGAAACGGCCCCGGAGATCGCTCTCCGGGGCCGTTCTTATGGGCGTGACGCCAACATCAGTCGCGGGGACCGAAGACCGATTCAGCCGTCGGTTCGGCGCCGCGGCGCTCGCGGGCTTCAGGCACGAACTCGGGTTCGGACGGTTCGGCCTCGACGGGTTGCAGGGCGGCGCCGCCGTTCTTGGCGTCATCCTTGGCCTTCTTGTCGGCGGCCTTCCTGACCACTTCGTCCAGCTGCAGCTGGCCGACCAGGCCGAGCGTCACCGGATCGACCGGCTTGATGTTGGCCGAATTCCAGTGGGTGCGGCTTCGCACGCTTTCGATGGTGGACTTGGTGGTGCCCAGGAGTTTGGCGATCTGGGCGTCGGTCACCTCGGGGTGATTGCGTACGAACCAGGCGATGGCGTCGGGGCGGTCCTGGCGACGCGACACGGGGGTGTAGCGCGGCGCGGGCTTGGCGGACTTCAGCAGCTCGGCATGGCGGCTGACGACCGCCTTCATGCGATAGGTCGAATCCGCCTGGGCCTTGTCCAGCTCTTCGCGGGTCAGCTGGCCGTTCACCAGAGGATCGGCGCCGCGGATGTCGCGCGCCACGTCGCCATCGGCGATGCCGCGCACTTCCAGCGGATGCAGACCGCAGAAATCGGCGATCTGTTCGAACGTCAGCGACGTATTGTCCACCATCCACACCGCGGTGGCCTTGGGCATGAGGATGTCGGTCATGGGGTGATCCCGTTCATGTTTTGGCGCCCCAACGGGGCGCCGGATACGACGGCGCCCGACCTTTCGGCCGGGCGCGATAGGCGATCATAGGCTGAAATCCGGCAAAAGAAAACGGCGTCCGACATCGCCATACAGCCACGGTTCATCCTGGGTGTTGAACTCTGTTCTCACACGACGCGTTGGGCGTCTGGGACAGGAGAGGGAGATCGACCATGTTCCTCAGTGCAGCGGCCGCAATGGCCATGATGATGACGCCGGCGGCGCCTCCGCCGCAGTACCAGACGCGCGTCGCCCCCCGTGGCAGCTATGCTCAGAGCTGCTCAGGCTCTTACGTCAATCAGGGTCGGCTCTATGCCGACTGTCGCGACGAGCGCGGCCAGATCCGCGGAACCTCGATCGAGCTGAACCGGTGCGCCGACGCCGACATCGTCAATGTGAACGGCCTGCTGGTCTGCGGTCGCTGGCGTGGCGACTATGAAGGCGGCGGCCGGCCTGGCCCTGGCGACGGCTGGGGCGGACCTGGACAGGGCGGGCCTGGCTGGGGCGGCGGGCGCAACAGCATCACCGTGTACGAGGACTCGAATTTCCGCGGCCGCTCCATGACGTTCAGCGAGGTCATTCCCGATCTGCAACGCAGCGGACTCAACGACCGCATCAGTTCGATGCGGCTGCGCGGCGGCGCCTGGGAGGTTTGCACCGACTCCGGTTTCCGCGGCAATTGCCGAGTTGTGTCGGGCGACGTACGCAGCCTGGATCGCGCCTTCAACGACCGCATTTCGTCGCTTCGTCCCGCTCGGGGCGGCGGCCGCTGGTGATCTGAAAGGGCGGTCAGTCGGCCAGGGTCAGCACGATCTTGCCGACATGGCCGCCCGCCTCCAGCCGCGCATGGGCCTCGCCCGCACGCGCCAGCGGATAGGTCGCCTCGATCCTCGGGGCGACCTTTCTCTGTTCGACCCAGGGCCAGACGGTTGTCTCGACCGCCCGTGCCAGACGGGCCTTTTCGTCGGCGGGGCGTGACCGCAAGGTTGAGCCCGTCAGGACGATCCGCTTCAGCATGACGCGCGTCAGATCGATCCGGGCCTGAGCCCCGGTCAGGGTGGCGATGACGACCCACCGCCCGCCGGGCTTGAGCGCCTTCAAGTTCAGTTCGGCGTAGTCGGCCCCCACCATGTCCAGGACGACGTCGACGCCGCCTTCGGCCGCGATGCGCGCCGCCAGGTCATCGGTCGTTGCGTCCAGGCTGACGTCGGCCCCAAGTTCCGCGGCGGCGCGAGCCTTGTCGGCGCCGCGCGATGTGGCGATGACGCGTGCACCCGCCGCCTTTGCCATCTGGATGGCCGCGACGCCGATGCCCGAGGTCGCGCCGTGCAGCAGCAGGGTCTCGCCGGCCTTGAACTGGCCCGCCTCAAACACGTTGGCCCAGACGGTGAAGAGGGTTTCCGGCAACGCGGCGGCCTGCACAAAGTCGAGCCCGGCCGGGATCGGCAGCACGTGGCGGGCGTCGACCACGGCATATTCCGCATATCCGCCGCCGCCCAGCAGGGCGCAGACCCGGGCACCGGGCCGCCAGCGGGTCACGCCTTCGCCGGTCGTTTCGATTTCGCCCGCGACCTCCAAGCCTAGAATGTCCGAAGCTCCCGCAGGCGGCGGATACCCACCCTGACGCTGGAGCAGGTCGGGCCGGTTCACGCCCGCCGCACGCACGCGGATCAGCACCTCGCCCGGACCGGCCCGGGGCTTGGGCCGCTCGGAGAGTTGCAGGGCCTCGGCGGGTCCGCTGCCGCCTTTGATCTCCACCACCCGCATCGCTCGCCCTTGCCAAAAGTTCGGTTAGGGCGCTGAGATAGGGGTTCGACCGGCGTCTGACCACGGAGGCGACCATGACGTTCGACGACCTGGATCCGCGCCCGCAGCGAGGCGCCGCCCTGAAGGCTCTGGGCCGGGAGGATCTCGATCTCTACGCCGTGGAGGAGCTGCAGGAGCGAATCGAGGCCCTGGAGGCTGAAATCGCGCGCTCTCGCGCCTCGATCGAAACCAAGGCCTCCAAAAAATCGGCCGCTGACGCCCTGTTCAACTTCGGCTCATGATGGCTTCGAATCCGGCGTCGTGGCATGACGGTTGCAGACGATCGACCCGCCGGCGCCGACTGTGGCCCGTATCGATCCGCGCCTGATGAGTAGTCCATGGCCATGAGTATGAGGGATCCGGGATCCGCCGCCGCATCCGCTGGGCGCTCGCGCTCGACGGTGCTGCACGACTTCGCCCGGTCCGAACTGTTCGACCGCACCTTCCAAGAAGGCATGGAGCTGGTCGAAGAGACCGCCGCTTATCTCGACGGGGACGGGCGGCGCGAGTCGCGCCTGCTGTCGCGCACGGCGGCCCTGGCCTATGCGGGCGAGAGCATGAAGCTGACGACGCGTCTGATGCAGGTCGCTTCCTGGCTGTTGGTGCAGCGGGCCGTGCGCGAAGGCGACATGACGGCCGACGCGGCTTGCGAGTCCCGCTATCGCCTGACCGCCCGCGCGATCGAGGAAAGCCCGACCCACCCCGAGCTGCCGATTGCCCTGATCGAGTATCTGGTGCGCGCCGAGAAGTTGCACGACCGCGTGCTGCATCTGGATCGCCAGATGTACCTGGACGGCGCGGCCGAAGAGCCGGCCAATCCAGTCCTCAGCCAGTTCGACCGGCTTCAGGCGGCCTTCGGCGGCTAGACTTTACGGCCCGACATCGTTGACGTCGCGTTGGCCGTCGTCGATCGGGCGCGGCAGGCTGACGGCGATGCCCAGCGCCTTGGCCAGCGTCTCGTCGCGTCGATAGACGTCTTCACGGAACGCCACACGCCCCTGGCCGTCCACGAAGGCGGTCCAGTACAGCAGGCGAACGCCGATATCGCGGCCGGTGGTCACCCGGGTCGTGCGGCGGCTGGTTTGGGCGTCGTCGAATTGCCCCAGCTTGGTCGGATCCGGCTCCAGCAGAAGACGGGCGAACTCGACCGCGCCCTGCACCCGCACGCAGCCGTGGCTGCGGTGGCGATAGGCGTTGTTGAAGGCGCCCTTGGACGGCGTGTCGTGCAGGAAAATGGCGTAGCTGTCCTGCAGCTCGAACTTGACATAGCCCAAGGCGGACTTCGGTCCAGCGCGCTGAATGACGGTGCCGTTCTGAACGTACATGTCGTTGGCGGCGAGATAGCCTGGGCCCTTGGGCAGGATTTCGCGACGTGCGATGCCCGCAGGCACGTACCAGGGTGGATTGGCCACGACCGACGCGAAAGGCTTCTCCAGGCTTGGCGTCTGGTTCTCCGGCGTTCCGACTACGACGCGGTTGGAGTGAACGGGACGGCCGTCCTTCCAATAGACCATGATGGCGGCGGCGGTGTTGACCTCGATCCGCTCGGGATTGACGTCGCGCTTCAACCAGCGGCGACGCTCCAGGTTGAGAGCGATCTGGCGCGCGCGATCCGCAGCAGAGGCCGACAGCGACCGCTGGGTCGCAGCGCCGATGCGGCCGTCAGCGCCCAGACCGTGGCGAGTCTGGAAGCTTCTCACGGCGGTCTGAAGCTCAGCGCCGTAGGTCACGCCTTGAGCCGTCAGGCGCGCACCGTCGGCTTGAGACAGGTCGCCCTCCGCCACTAGGCGTCGGATCAGGGCGGGGATGCGGCGATCGCTGGATCCCGGTTCGATGATCGGCCCGGCCGCAAAGGCAGGCCAGCCGCCATCGCGCACCATGCGGCTGTAGCGCACATAGCCGGAGGAGAGGTTGGAATAGCCTATGTCTGTCGGCGCCAGGCCCTCGAACCAGTCGGACAGTCGGTTGGCGGACGCCGCTTCAGTCAGGCCCTTTGGCAGGTCGACGCGGTTCTTCTGCATCTCCCACAGTTCTTCGACGGTTTCCGGTCGGACTCGGCCCTCGGCCAACACGCGGGCATAGGTCAGGGCCGCAGCCGTGGCGCGGATTTCGGAGGAGTTCGCATCGGCCGCCAGACCCACGAAGTCGAAGAAGTCGTTCGCCGCCAGGCCATGACGCTCAGCGCCGGCGGCCACGGTCTGCAACGCACGCAGGCGCTCTGCGGTCCAGATCGGGCGCCAGCCGGTGATTTCATAGACCGCACGCACATCGGGCTGGAGCGTTTCGGGCAGGCGGCTGAACTGAGCGTTGAAGTTGTCGTAGAAGGCCTGAGCTTGACCGCCCTGGGGCGCGACGCGCACCTGCTGAGCCGTCGCCCGGCTGGCGGCCATCAGCCCCGCCATGGCCGCGCCCAGACCCAGTTCCCGTCGATTCATTGCAGTCGCTCTTGTTCAATCCGGCGGCGGCCCACGCTCGCATCGCAAGGCCAACGCGCCTCAACTTACCGGCGTTCCGACCAAACAAAAAGGCGTCGGTGCTGCGACCGACGCCCTCTGTGTTCCGATTGCCGCAGAGACTGCGGCAGGAATGGCTCACTTCTTGATGAAGCCGCCGAACTTGTTGTTGAAGCGCGAGACGCGGCCGCCGCGGTCCATCAGGTGCTGGTTGCCGCCGGTCCAGGCCGGGTGCGTCGACGGGTCGATGTCCAGGTTCAGGGTGTCGCCTTCCTTACCCCACGTCGAGCGGGTCTTGTAGGTCGACCCGTCCGTCATCGTGACGGTGATGAAATGGTAGTCGGGGTGCGTGTCCGGCTTCATGGTCGTCGTCCGATCTCTGCGCGTCGACGATCCCGACCGTCGTTTGCGCGTAAAATGAGAGAACCCCGCGAGCTCGCCCGCGGGGAATGAGCGGCGGCGTTTACACCGGGCGCCGTTTGGGGGCAAGAGGCGGCCATGACCGACGCTTCCGCTTCCGACCGCTTCGCCACGCCCGACGTCCGCGAACGGCCAAGCGTCGGCGCTCAGCTGATCGAGCAGATGGGCGAGGCCGGCGAGCGTCGCCAGAAACGCCGCGACATCCGTCCGCTGGCGCGGCTGTGGCCCTTCCTGATGCGACACAAGGTCAACGCCCTGATCGCGGCCTTCTGGATGATCGGCTCGACCACCGCGTCGCTCGCCCTGACGGCGTCGGCGCGCGGGGCGATCGACCACGGCTTCGAGAACGGCGGCAGCCAGATCGATCTCTGGTTCTTGCTGCTCGGCGCCAACGCACTCGCGCTCGGCGTCGCCTCGGCGGTGCGCTACTTCTATGTGACCAAGACCGGCGAGCGGATCATCGCGGACCTGCGCAAGGCGCTGTTCGGCCGCATACTGACCTTGGACCCATCCTTCTTTGCACGGATACGCACCGGCGAGGTGCTGTCGCGGCTGACCACGGACATTCAGCTGGTGGACACCCTGCTGACGACCTCGGTGTCGTTCGCGCTCAGGAACTTCCTGACGCTGGTGGGCGGCACGATCCTGCTGTTCATCGTCAGTCCCAAGCTGACCGGCCTGGTGCTGCTGATCGTGCCGCTGCTGCTGGGGCCGCTGTTTCTGTTCGGGCGGCGCGTGCGGCGTCTGACCGTCCAGTCCCAGGACCAGTTCGCGGGGGCCGTCGGCTTCGCCGGCGAAAGCGTCGACGCGCTGGAGACTGTCCAGGCCTTTGGCCGCGAGGCTTCGGCCGGATCGCGGTTCGGCCAGGCGGTGGAGACGGCGTTCGGCATCTCCCTGACCCGCATGCGGGCGCGCGCCTGGATGACCGCCATGATCATCACCGTGATGTTCGGCGGAGTGACCCTGGTGCTGTGGCTGGGCGCTCAGGACGTGCTGGCCGGCCGCATGACGCCGGGCGCCCTGCTGCAGTTCGTGCTGCTGTCGGTCTTCACCGCCGGCGCTGTCGGCGCGCTGGGCGAGGCCTGGGGCGATGTGCAGAAGGCGGCGGGCGCCATGGAGCGGATCGACGAGCTGATGCGCGCCGTGCCCGCTATCGGCCCCCCGGTCGCGCCCGTGACCCTGCCTGAGCCGCCCCTGGGCGAGCTGTCGATGTCGGCCGTGCAGTTCACCTACCCTGGGCGTCCGGACCTGCCGGCGCTGAAGGGTTTCTCCCTGACCGTGCGGGCGGGCGAGACGGTGGCGCTGGTGGGCCCGTCGGGGGCGGGCAAGTCGACGGTGTTCCGGCTCCTGCTGCGCTTCTACGATCCACAGTCGGGCGTCGTGTCGGTCGACGGCGTAGACATCCGACAGGCCGATCCGACGGCGGTGCGCAACCGCTTCGCCTGGGTGTCGCAAGAGGCGCCGCTCTTCTCGGGTTCGGCCTTGGAGAACATCCGCTTTGGCCGCGAGGCCGCGACGGAGGAAGAGGCCCGCGCCGTGGCCGACGAAGCCCAGGCGCTGGGATTCATCGACGCCCTGCCGGAAGGCTTCGACACCCCCCTGGGCGAACGCGCCAAGACCCTGTCGGGCGGCCAGCGCCAACGCCTGGCTATCGCCCGCGCCCTGGCGCGTCAGGCGCCGATCCTGCTTTTGGACGAGGCGACCTCTGCCCTGGACGCCGAGAACGAGCGCCTGGTTCAAGCCGCGCTCGATAGGGCGATGCAGAGCCGCACGACCGTGGTCATCGCCCATCGCCTGGCCACCGTCCTGCGCGCCGACCGGATTGTGGTGATGGAGGACGGCCGCGTGGCGGAAGAGGGAACCCACGCCGAGCTGATGGCCCGCAGCGGCCTCTATGCCCGCCTGGCCCGGCTGCAGTTCCGCGACGAGTAAGGGCGGATAATCGAGGGGATCATCCCGAACCGCTATCGACGGCCGGACAGTTGGGTGCCGCCGACCCTGTCCCAGAACTGGAAGTATAGTCCGTAGTTGCCGTTGAACCGCTTGTGATGGGCGTCGTGATGCGAAGCGGTGATGAACCATCTCAGCGGCGCACGGCTCAGCCACGCCTCAGGCCAGACCTCTCGACCGGCGTGGTTGAGCACTGCGGCCAGTGTCATCAGGGTCAGCAGGACGAGCGCTACGGCCCAGTGGATCGGGACGACCAGCGCCATTGCCGGCAGAAACCACGCCGTCGCCACCGCCTCTGCGGGGTCAAAGGCGAAGGACGCGAAGGCGCTGGGATCGCGCGAGCGATGGTGCTCGGCATGCGCCCACGAGAACACGCGCGTGTGGTGCAGGCCGCGGTGGAGCCAATAATAGAAGGCGTCGTGCGCCAGCAGATACACGACAAGGCTTGCGGGCAGCCACCACAGCGGCCAGGCGTGAACATCGCTGTAGATGGCGGTATGCCCGCGCTTCCAAAGTTCGATCGCCAGGGCGGCGGGCAGGGCGTAGATCGGGCAGGCGGCCAGCGAGACGATCATCTCCCGACGCATTCGGGCGGCCGCGGGCGCACGCAGGTTCAGTCGGCGCCCTCGCCCTCGACCCTGCCAAAGCAGGCGATGAGTCACGACACCGACCGCCACGTACCGCACAGCGATGATCGCCGTCAGGGCGACAGTGGTCAGAAACACATCGACGAGCATGGGCGCAGAAGCGGCCATTCAGCCGCGTCGGTCAAGTCATGGCGTGACGCGCAGGCAGGCGTTATGCTGGGGCATGGCGCTTGCGGCGATGATCCTGTTGTTCTTTCTCACGGTCGTGGGCATGGAAATGTTCGCATGGGCCACCCACCGCTACGTCATGCACGGGCCGCTTTGGGTCTGGCACCGCAGTCATCATGAGCCGCATCATGAGCGTCTGGAGCTGAACGATGCGTTCGCCGTAGTCTTCGCGGCGCCGGCGATCCTGCTGATCGCCATAGGAGTCAACTTCTGGATCTGGGCCCTGCCGATCGGCCTGGGCGTGACCGCCTACGGAGCAATCTATTTCTACTTCCACGACGGCTTGGTTCACCGCCGCTTCCCGACGGGCATGACCTGCGCTTCGGCCTTCTGGAGAAAGCGGATCCAAGCGCACCGACTCCACCATGCGGTTCGCACCCGCGAAGGCTGCGTGTCTTTCGGCTTTCTGTGGGTGAGGCCCGTACGCGCGCTGAAGGCCGAGCTCGTTCAGAAGCGCACGTCGTTCAGCAACGGCGCCTGAGCCAGGGCGGTCAGATCGGCAGAGCCCGTGCAGAAGCAGGCCAGGCGCAGTTGCGCCGCCTGAATCTCGAAGTGTTCGACAACGGCCTCGGTCGAAACCAATGCGGCCTGCAACAGGCCCGCCGCTTGACCCACGACCTGAGCTCCCAAGCGGATCGCTCGAGCCGCATCAAGCCCGGATCGAACGCCGCCCGAACCAATCAGCGCAAGCTCGGGCGCGGCGGCGGCGGCGGCGGCGAGACTGCGGGCCGTCGATATGCCCCACGAAGCGAACGGCTGGGCGACAGCTTCGGCCGGACCTCCGGTTTCGCGGGCCCCCTCGATCAAGCCCCAGTTTGTGCCGCCGGCGCCGGCGACGTCCAGAGCCGCCACGCCCAGGTCGGCCAGCGTGCGGGCGACCGCGCCGGAAACGCCCGCCCCTGTCTCCTTGACGACCAGCCTGCCGGGGAACGCGCGAGCCACCGCGCCGATGGCTGCCGTCACGCCCCGCCAGTCGCGGTCGCCCTCACGCTGAACAGCCTCCTGAAGAGGATTGAGATGGAGGATCAGGCCGTCGGCGCCGATCATCTCCACGGCGCGTCTGGCCTGGTCCAGGCCATAGCCCTTCACGAACTGAACCGCGCCCAGATTAGCCAGGAGCAGAGTGCTCGGCGCCCGTCGCCGAAGGTCCAGATCGAGGCCCAGATCAGCGTCGCCTTCCAGCGCAACACGCTGAGAGCCGACGGCCAAGGCGACGCCGA is a window encoding:
- the purE gene encoding 5-(carboxyamino)imidazole ribonucleotide mutase, with amino-acid sequence MATSTPPVAIIMGSRSDWPTMKLAADALDEIGVAWEARVVSAHRTPQRLYDFATGAKAAGFKVVIAGAGGAAHLPGMAASMTELPVLGVPVKSKALKGLDSLLSIVQMPGGVPVATLAIGEAGATNAGILAAQILALSDEGVAQRLAAYRQARTDAVAETVED
- a CDS encoding GGDEF domain-containing protein; protein product: MTDTADADLRSELERLRAEVEALRLRAEAAEAAADHDVLTPVLNRRGFLSVLQRQMAYCQRHETPAALLYMDLDGFKGVNDRLGHAAGDAALVWVARLLMANVRESDAVGRLGGDEFAVLLMNAGAEEAKDKAGRLRETFQEAPFAWQGEPTQLGASFGVRAFAGQGDPEVWLAEADAAMWVRKRGR
- a CDS encoding YdcH family protein — translated: MNDDEPIHEAEEALRARLKVLQQEHADLDASIEALGHMPVPDQLMIARMKRKKLTLRDEIVKIEGRILPDIIA
- a CDS encoding TIGR02444 family protein, whose protein sequence is MSLWDWALKAYAADGVSETCLALQDVYGQNACLLLYAGWCASTGRSLDEDDVEAAADTARVWSETAITPLRLIRRELKVRRPDMDDDAREAVRGQVKAVELAAERRLLEALEALSPESAGPPASPLKGLVAVSRAWGGAVPRPTLTRLAEALPA
- a CDS encoding UbiX family flavin prenyltransferase encodes the protein MAENVNGAVQNPPRRIVVGISGASGVIYGVRTLDALRELGVESHLVVSKAALLTLSQETDLSADDLTGRADVVHRLADVGATIASGSFKTLGMIVAPCSVRTMGEIATGVTTTLLTRAADVALKERRRLVLMVRETPLHLGHLRTLTALAEMGAVIAPPLPALYARPDSIEAMVDQSVGRALDLFGLDWAPVTRWSGLKA
- a CDS encoding YdcH family protein, coding for MTIDARIRELGNRHRQLEETLRQEMVRPAVDSLQVRELKQRKLRLKEEITSLEARLN
- a CDS encoding DUF1013 domain-containing protein; translation: MTDILMPKATAVWMVDNTSLTFEQIADFCGLHPLEVRGIADGDVARDIRGADPLVNGQLTREELDKAQADSTYRMKAVVSRHAELLKSAKPAPRYTPVSRRQDRPDAIAWFVRNHPEVTDAQIAKLLGTTKSTIESVRSRTHWNSANIKPVDPVTLGLVGQLQLDEVVRKAADKKAKDDAKNGGAALQPVEAEPSEPEFVPEARERRGAEPTAESVFGPRD
- a CDS encoding beta/gamma crystallin-related protein; its protein translation is MFLSAAAAMAMMMTPAAPPPQYQTRVAPRGSYAQSCSGSYVNQGRLYADCRDERGQIRGTSIELNRCADADIVNVNGLLVCGRWRGDYEGGGRPGPGDGWGGPGQGGPGWGGGRNSITVYEDSNFRGRSMTFSEVIPDLQRSGLNDRISSMRLRGGAWEVCTDSGFRGNCRVVSGDVRSLDRAFNDRISSLRPARGGGRW
- a CDS encoding NAD(P)H-quinone oxidoreductase produces the protein MRVVEIKGGSGPAEALQLSERPKPRAGPGEVLIRVRAAGVNRPDLLQRQGGYPPPAGASDILGLEVAGEIETTGEGVTRWRPGARVCALLGGGGYAEYAVVDARHVLPIPAGLDFVQAAALPETLFTVWANVFEAGQFKAGETLLLHGATSGIGVAAIQMAKAAGARVIATSRGADKARAAAELGADVSLDATTDDLAARIAAEGGVDVVLDMVGADYAELNLKALKPGGRWVVIATLTGAQARIDLTRVMLKRIVLTGSTLRSRPADEKARLARAVETTVWPWVEQRKVAPRIEATYPLARAGEAHARLEAGGHVGKIVLTLAD
- a CDS encoding DUF1192 domain-containing protein, which encodes MTFDDLDPRPQRGAALKALGREDLDLYAVEELQERIEALEAEIARSRASIETKASKKSAADALFNFGS
- a CDS encoding DUF1465 family protein; amino-acid sequence: MRDPGSAAASAGRSRSTVLHDFARSELFDRTFQEGMELVEETAAYLDGDGRRESRLLSRTAALAYAGESMKLTTRLMQVASWLLVQRAVREGDMTADAACESRYRLTARAIEESPTHPELPIALIEYLVRAEKLHDRVLHLDRQMYLDGAAEEPANPVLSQFDRLQAAFGG
- a CDS encoding murein L,D-transpeptidase, whose translation is MNRRELGLGAAMAGLMAASRATAQQVRVAPQGGQAQAFYDNFNAQFSRLPETLQPDVRAVYEITGWRPIWTAERLRALQTVAAGAERHGLAANDFFDFVGLAADANSSEIRATAAALTYARVLAEGRVRPETVEELWEMQKNRVDLPKGLTEAASANRLSDWFEGLAPTDIGYSNLSSGYVRYSRMVRDGGWPAFAAGPIIEPGSSDRRIPALIRRLVAEGDLSQADGARLTAQGVTYGAELQTAVRSFQTRHGLGADGRIGAATQRSLSASAADRARQIALNLERRRWLKRDVNPERIEVNTAAAIMVYWKDGRPVHSNRVVVGTPENQTPSLEKPFASVVANPPWYVPAGIARREILPKGPGYLAANDMYVQNGTVIQRAGPKSALGYVKFELQDSYAIFLHDTPSKGAFNNAYRHRSHGCVRVQGAVEFARLLLEPDPTKLGQFDDAQTSRRTTRVTTGRDIGVRLLYWTAFVDGQGRVAFREDVYRRDETLAKALGIAVSLPRPIDDGQRDVNDVGP
- the rpmE gene encoding 50S ribosomal protein L31, with the translated sequence MKPDTHPDYHFITVTMTDGSTYKTRSTWGKEGDTLNLDIDPSTHPAWTGGNQHLMDRGGRVSRFNNKFGGFIKK